In Leptolyngbya sp. SIO1E4, one DNA window encodes the following:
- a CDS encoding SPFH/Band 7/PHB domain protein: protein MDAIVFLFVLALGGSVAASSVKIVNQSDEALVETLGKYNGKKLTPGLSFITPVLDKVVFKQTVRERVLDVPPQSCITRDNVSISVDAVVYWRIVDLEKAYYKVENLQAAMVNLVLTQIRAEMGKLELDETFTARAEINEILLRELDISTDPWGVKVTRVELRDIMPSKAVQDSMELQMAAERRKRATVLTSEGERESAVNTARGSAESEVLAAEAGKKAAILEAEAQQKAIVLKAQAFRQEAVLRAQATSEAMQILADKLRSDPNAKEALQFLLAQNYLEMGQQIGASDSSKIMFMDPRSIPATLEGMKAIVGEDDLNHQSVS from the coding sequence ATGGATGCCATTGTTTTTCTGTTTGTGCTTGCTTTAGGAGGTAGCGTTGCAGCGAGTTCTGTCAAGATTGTGAACCAGAGCGACGAGGCTCTGGTAGAAACGCTAGGCAAGTATAACGGTAAAAAGTTAACCCCCGGCCTGAGCTTCATTACCCCCGTCCTCGATAAAGTGGTGTTTAAACAGACCGTGCGGGAGCGTGTTTTAGATGTTCCCCCTCAGTCCTGCATCACTCGGGATAACGTGTCGATTTCGGTGGATGCTGTCGTTTACTGGCGCATCGTTGATCTGGAGAAAGCCTATTACAAGGTAGAAAATCTGCAGGCAGCCATGGTGAACCTGGTGCTGACCCAGATTCGAGCTGAGATGGGTAAGCTGGAGCTAGATGAGACGTTCACCGCCCGGGCCGAAATCAACGAAATTTTGCTGCGAGAGCTGGATATTTCTACCGATCCCTGGGGGGTGAAAGTGACCCGGGTAGAATTGCGGGACATCATGCCCTCCAAGGCCGTGCAAGATTCTATGGAACTGCAAATGGCGGCGGAGCGGCGCAAGCGAGCTACAGTTTTGACCTCTGAAGGGGAACGTGAATCCGCCGTTAATACTGCCCGAGGGAGTGCAGAGTCTGAAGTGCTGGCAGCGGAAGCGGGCAAAAAGGCCGCCATTTTAGAAGCTGAGGCTCAACAAAAAGCGATCGTGCTGAAAGCTCAGGCATTCCGGCAAGAGGCGGTGCTGCGAGCGCAAGCCACCTCAGAGGCGATGCAAATTCTGGCTGACAAGCTCCGCTCTGACCCTAATGCCAAGGAGGCCCTACAGTTTCTTTTGGCCCAGAACTATTTGGAAATGGGGCAGCAAATTGGGGCTAGCGACAGCAGCAAGATCATGTTTATGGATCCTCGCAGTATTCCAGCAACGTTGGAAGGCATGAAGGCGATCGTCGGCGAAGATGATCTCAACCATCAGTCAGTGTCGTAA
- a CDS encoding aminotransferase class V-fold PLP-dependent enzyme, with translation MVSSASTLTDSHLQSLRQQFPALANKGYFNYGGQGPLPQSALEAIYQTHMTLQTDGPFSGRTNQWIQQAATAMRQTFADMLQVPAAAITLTEDVTVGCNIPLWGIDWQAGDRILMTDCEHPGIIAAVQEVSRRFQVAVDVCPLLATAQGGNPVDVIAAALQPRTRLLVISHMLWNTGQLLPLTDIVRLCHDHKPHPIGVLVDAAQSVGMMPLDLTATGVDFYAFTGHKWCCGPAGLGGLYIKPAVREAIAPTFIGWRGIIIDAQGNPTGWEPSGKRYEVATSDYPLMAGLQAALHLHQGWGTATERYQRICQLSQQLWQQLQSHPRIRMVTAAPPQSGLVSFQLLEQGVPSPALHTRLVNDLEADNMLLRILLHPHCVRACVHYFTLTSDVTTLGDRILHWLEQL, from the coding sequence TTCAACTATGGAGGGCAGGGGCCGCTCCCCCAAAGCGCCTTAGAGGCCATTTACCAAACCCACATGACCCTGCAAACCGATGGGCCGTTTTCGGGACGCACTAATCAATGGATTCAGCAAGCCGCGACGGCCATGCGCCAGACTTTTGCCGATATGCTCCAGGTTCCTGCCGCAGCCATCACACTGACGGAGGATGTTACGGTAGGCTGCAACATTCCGCTGTGGGGTATTGATTGGCAGGCAGGCGATCGCATTTTGATGACTGATTGTGAACATCCCGGCATTATTGCTGCAGTGCAAGAAGTCAGCCGCCGTTTTCAGGTGGCTGTGGATGTGTGCCCTTTATTGGCGACAGCCCAAGGGGGTAACCCCGTTGATGTGATAGCAGCAGCTCTGCAGCCCCGCACTCGTCTGCTCGTTATCAGCCATATGCTGTGGAATACGGGGCAGCTATTACCGTTGACCGATATTGTGCGCCTCTGTCACGATCACAAGCCCCATCCTATCGGGGTGTTGGTGGATGCGGCTCAATCTGTGGGCATGATGCCCCTCGATCTAACCGCCACAGGGGTCGATTTTTATGCTTTTACGGGGCACAAGTGGTGCTGTGGGCCAGCCGGGTTAGGGGGTTTGTATATCAAGCCAGCGGTCAGAGAAGCGATCGCCCCTACCTTCATTGGCTGGCGCGGCATCATCATAGATGCTCAGGGAAACCCCACAGGCTGGGAACCCAGCGGCAAACGTTATGAAGTTGCCACGTCTGACTATCCCTTGATGGCTGGGCTGCAAGCTGCGCTGCACCTCCATCAAGGGTGGGGTACTGCCACAGAGCGCTATCAGCGAATTTGTCAGCTCAGCCAACAGCTTTGGCAACAGTTGCAGAGCCATCCTCGCATTCGTATGGTGACAGCTGCCCCGCCCCAGTCTGGGCTGGTTTCTTTTCAACTGTTGGAGCAGGGGGTGCCATCTCCAGCCCTGCACACCCGCTTAGTCAATGATCTAGAAGCAGACAATATGCTGTTACGAATTCTGCTGCATCCCCATTGTGTGCGGGCCTGTGTTCATTACTTCACGTTGACCTCTGACGTGACCACCCTGGGCGATCGCATCCTGCATTGGCTCGAGCAACTGTAA
- a CDS encoding (2Fe-2S) ferredoxin domain-containing protein, with protein MEQANGVTASPHPENSHIQPKRQIRICQNVTCKHSGALAVLHEFQALTLSDVEIVPVTCLGRCGNGPMVLVLPDHVWYCHVNPQDVRTISTQHLIAGDPVTELLDPALHPAGGDRSRVWAYIFLLSALLVTLGTLVWAFLTLT; from the coding sequence ATGGAACAGGCAAACGGGGTGACTGCCTCACCCCACCCTGAAAACAGTCATATACAGCCAAAGCGCCAGATACGGATTTGCCAAAACGTGACCTGTAAGCACTCAGGGGCATTGGCGGTTTTGCACGAGTTTCAGGCGTTGACGTTATCTGATGTAGAGATCGTCCCCGTTACCTGTTTAGGGAGGTGCGGCAATGGCCCGATGGTATTGGTGCTTCCAGACCATGTGTGGTATTGCCACGTCAACCCACAAGATGTGCGGACGATTTCGACCCAACACTTAATCGCTGGAGACCCCGTTACTGAACTGTTAGACCCGGCTCTGCATCCTGCAGGGGGCGATCGCTCTCGCGTTTGGGCCTATATTTTCTTGCTATCAGCCCTGTTGGTCACTCTAGGTACCCTCGTTTGGGCTTTTCTCACCCTAACCTGA